In the genome of Rhodococcus sp. SBT000017, one region contains:
- a CDS encoding enoyl-CoA hydratase, whose product MSDYETILLERRGRVGIITLNRPKALNALNSELMREVVSVVEELDADSDIGAILITGSERAFAAGADIKEMQPKSYMDVYLDDFFAAWDRLASARTPLIAAVSGYALGGGCELAMLCDVLIASDTAVFGQPEIKLGVIPGIGGSQRLTRAVGKAKAMEMCLTGRNMKVEEAERAGLVSRIVPVADLLADAIATATTIAEMSLPVAMMAKEAVNRSFELSLREGVLFERRVFHSTFATEDQKEGMSAFIEKRTPNFQHR is encoded by the coding sequence GTGAGTGACTACGAGACAATTCTGCTCGAGCGTCGAGGACGCGTCGGCATCATCACGCTCAACCGTCCGAAGGCGTTGAACGCGCTCAACTCCGAGCTGATGCGTGAAGTCGTCTCGGTGGTCGAGGAACTCGACGCGGACTCCGACATCGGTGCAATCCTGATCACCGGCTCCGAGCGGGCCTTCGCGGCCGGGGCCGACATCAAGGAGATGCAGCCCAAGTCCTACATGGACGTGTACCTCGACGACTTCTTCGCCGCCTGGGATCGACTGGCATCGGCTCGAACACCTCTGATCGCGGCGGTTTCCGGCTACGCACTCGGCGGCGGGTGTGAACTCGCGATGCTGTGTGACGTTCTGATCGCCTCGGACACCGCGGTATTCGGACAACCCGAGATCAAGCTCGGTGTGATTCCGGGAATCGGCGGGTCGCAGCGCCTGACGCGAGCGGTGGGCAAGGCCAAGGCCATGGAGATGTGCTTGACCGGCCGCAACATGAAGGTCGAGGAAGCCGAGCGAGCAGGATTGGTCTCGCGCATCGTGCCGGTCGCCGATTTGCTCGCCGACGCCATCGCGACCGCGACCACCATCGCCGAGATGTCGCTACCGGTCGCCATGATGGCGAAGGAAGCGGTGAACCGATCGTTCGAGTTGAGCCTGCGCGAGGGGGTTCTGTTCGAGCGCCGCGTGTTTCACTCGACCTTCGCCACCGAGGATCAGAAGGAAGGCATGTCGGCCTTCATCGAGAAGCGGACGCCGAACTTCCAGCACAGATAG
- a CDS encoding DEAD/DEAH box helicase, whose translation MLHGLWSPGAGLMLWDDEITTGDEPDLPPTHAHVLTRTFRHRADVSFPASGRSATAQAPVQVPAIALAPHDAADLLLRTPSEHAAISGDLRYLAHVARGIERWVRGGRVVPALKLMDGQWWPRWRLVGGERQRAWLSELAVAMPSVQRASERPKKILDDMVEELTDPIVRSVLGRPDSDHPLLSALIRDDPYADGTQQISTLLENWRGSLTVDEPSLVLRLLEPDDDDDAVDGSSEEAAESYWTLQVCLRADGEAPRPVPMSRKVDATLLSIAVRKLGDAVAAYPRLRDLPSQEGTLDLLLPTSVVIDLVEHGATALQATGTTVLLPRAWTRLDPSMRLRVDSPAVTKAAADRAVGMDELVSYDWQLQLGDMVLTEAEMNRLAVSKGDLVRLRGQWVLADGGQLARAAKYVAEHHGDGTALSTLMREMTLADPPPAPVQDIRASGWAATLLEPGAVPETIPVPPGVNATLRPYQQRGLDWLAFMSRLGLGAVLADDMGLGKTLQVLTLLAHEKSSTPTLLVAPMSVVGNWQREAAKFTPALRVLVHHGPARSKGDELDRAISEHDLIVTTYALMAKDRAQLAEQTWRRVVLDEAQHIKNSGTVQAKAALAIPADHKLALTGTPVENRLDELRSILDFANPGMLGRPSDFRKRFSVPIERENDENAVSRLRAITSPFILRRVKTDPTVISDLPEKNEMTVRANLTAEQAALYKAVVDEMMAQIADAKGMKRKGAVLSALTRLKQVCNHPAHFLSDGSPVLKRGQHRSGKIGLVEDMLDSILGDNEKALLFTQFREFGELVAPYFAERFGTEVPFLHGGVSKAKRDEMVEKFQSDDGPPIMMLSLKAGGTGLNLTAANHVVHLDRWWNPAVENQATDRAFRIGQRKNVEVRKLLCVGTVEERIDSMLVSKQDLANLAVGTGENWVTEMDTAELQELFRLSEDAVGE comes from the coding sequence ATGCTGCACGGTCTCTGGTCTCCCGGTGCCGGGCTGATGCTGTGGGACGACGAGATCACCACCGGCGACGAACCGGATCTGCCGCCGACCCACGCGCACGTTCTCACCCGGACGTTTCGGCACCGTGCCGATGTCTCGTTTCCGGCGTCCGGACGCAGTGCCACCGCGCAGGCCCCGGTGCAGGTTCCGGCCATCGCGCTCGCCCCGCACGACGCAGCCGATCTCTTGCTGCGGACGCCGTCCGAGCACGCGGCGATCTCCGGTGATCTCCGCTACCTGGCACACGTCGCCCGCGGAATCGAACGGTGGGTCCGCGGCGGTCGCGTCGTTCCGGCCCTGAAGTTGATGGACGGGCAGTGGTGGCCACGGTGGCGTCTGGTCGGGGGTGAGCGTCAACGGGCCTGGCTGAGCGAACTCGCCGTCGCCATGCCGTCGGTGCAGCGTGCGAGCGAGCGGCCCAAGAAGATCCTCGACGACATGGTGGAGGAGCTCACCGATCCGATCGTCAGATCGGTTCTGGGCAGACCGGACTCGGACCATCCGCTGTTGTCTGCTCTGATTCGCGACGACCCGTATGCAGATGGCACGCAACAGATCTCGACGTTGCTCGAGAACTGGCGCGGAAGCCTCACCGTCGACGAGCCGTCCCTGGTGCTACGCCTGCTCGAACCCGATGACGACGATGACGCCGTGGACGGTTCCTCCGAGGAAGCAGCGGAGTCGTACTGGACGCTGCAGGTGTGTCTGCGAGCCGATGGCGAAGCGCCGCGGCCGGTTCCGATGAGCCGCAAGGTCGATGCCACGCTGCTCTCCATCGCCGTGCGCAAGCTCGGCGATGCCGTGGCGGCGTACCCGAGACTGCGTGATCTGCCGTCTCAGGAAGGCACCCTCGATCTGTTGCTTCCGACGTCGGTGGTCATCGACCTCGTCGAACACGGTGCGACGGCACTGCAGGCCACCGGAACGACGGTTCTGCTACCTCGGGCCTGGACGAGGCTGGATCCGTCGATGAGGCTGCGCGTCGATTCGCCCGCGGTGACGAAAGCGGCCGCCGATCGTGCGGTCGGCATGGACGAGCTGGTGTCCTACGACTGGCAGCTCCAACTCGGCGACATGGTGCTGACCGAGGCGGAGATGAACAGACTCGCCGTCTCGAAGGGCGATCTCGTGCGGCTGCGCGGTCAGTGGGTGCTGGCCGACGGCGGTCAGCTCGCGCGAGCCGCAAAGTACGTCGCCGAGCATCACGGCGACGGGACGGCGCTGAGCACGCTGATGCGCGAGATGACGCTGGCCGATCCGCCGCCGGCTCCGGTCCAGGACATTCGAGCCTCGGGATGGGCGGCCACGTTGCTCGAGCCCGGTGCGGTGCCGGAGACGATCCCGGTACCGCCCGGTGTGAACGCGACTCTGCGGCCGTATCAGCAGCGCGGGCTCGATTGGCTCGCGTTCATGAGTCGGCTCGGTCTCGGGGCGGTGCTCGCCGACGACATGGGGCTCGGCAAGACTCTGCAGGTACTGACACTGCTCGCGCACGAGAAGAGTTCGACGCCGACGCTGCTGGTGGCACCGATGTCGGTGGTCGGCAACTGGCAGCGTGAGGCGGCGAAATTCACCCCGGCTCTGCGAGTGCTGGTGCATCACGGGCCGGCCCGGTCGAAGGGCGACGAGCTCGACCGGGCAATTTCCGAACACGACTTGATCGTCACCACCTACGCGCTGATGGCCAAGGATCGTGCGCAGTTGGCGGAGCAGACGTGGCGTCGCGTGGTCCTCGACGAGGCGCAACACATCAAGAACTCGGGCACCGTGCAGGCCAAGGCGGCGCTCGCGATTCCCGCGGATCACAAGTTGGCGCTCACCGGAACACCGGTCGAGAATCGCCTGGACGAGCTGCGGTCCATTCTCGACTTCGCCAACCCGGGCATGCTCGGTAGGCCGTCGGACTTTCGGAAGCGATTCTCGGTTCCGATCGAGCGCGAGAACGACGAGAACGCAGTCTCACGTCTGCGCGCCATCACCTCGCCGTTCATTCTGCGGCGCGTCAAGACCGACCCGACGGTCATCTCGGATCTGCCCGAGAAGAACGAGATGACCGTGCGCGCCAACCTCACGGCCGAGCAGGCCGCGCTGTACAAGGCGGTCGTCGACGAGATGATGGCGCAGATCGCCGACGCGAAGGGCATGAAGCGCAAGGGCGCGGTGCTGTCCGCGCTCACTCGTCTCAAGCAGGTGTGCAATCACCCCGCCCATTTCCTGTCCGACGGCTCTCCGGTGCTCAAGAGGGGGCAGCATCGCTCGGGCAAGATCGGTTTGGTGGAGGACATGCTCGATTCGATTCTGGGCGACAACGAGAAAGCGTTGCTGTTCACGCAGTTCCGGGAGTTCGGTGAGCTCGTGGCACCGTACTTCGCCGAGCGATTCGGGACCGAGGTGCCGTTCCTGCACGGCGGCGTGAGCAAGGCCAAGCGCGACGAGATGGTGGAGAAGTTCCAGAGCGACGACGGTCCGCCGATCATGATGCTCTCGCTCAAGGCCGGCGGCACCGGGCTGAATCTCACGGCCGCCAATCATGTCGTTCATCTCGATCGTTGGTGGAATCCGGCGGTGGAGAATCAGGCGACGGACCGGGCCTTTCGCATCGGACAGCGCAAGAACGTCGAGGTGCGCAAACTGCTGTGCGTGGGCACCGTGGAGGAACGGATCGACTCGATGCTCGTCTCCAAGCAGGATCTGGCGAATCTGGCGGTGGGCACCGGCGAGAACTGGGTGACCGAAATGGACACCGCGGAGCTGCAGGAACTGTTCCGCCTCAGCGAGGATGCGGTGGGGGAGTGA
- a CDS encoding MarR family winged helix-turn-helix transcriptional regulator: MPAPSPLPLDPIAEAHRQWTEHGWSEAADGMAAVTSLMRAQQIMLARVEEALKPTGLTFSRYELLTLLTFTKNGALPMAKASARLQVHPTSVTNAVDRLESVGYVRRIPHPSDRRTTLVEITEQGRTLAVEATERLNSLVFARPGLARDKLMALVRILAELRSDAGDFDSDDITTSF, translated from the coding sequence ATGCCAGCACCGTCTCCGCTTCCCCTCGATCCCATTGCAGAGGCACACCGCCAGTGGACCGAGCACGGGTGGTCCGAGGCCGCCGACGGTATGGCAGCAGTGACGTCGTTGATGCGCGCGCAGCAGATCATGCTCGCCCGAGTCGAGGAAGCGTTGAAGCCGACGGGACTGACCTTTTCGCGCTACGAGTTGCTGACGTTGTTGACCTTCACCAAGAACGGCGCTCTGCCGATGGCGAAGGCGAGCGCACGTCTGCAGGTTCATCCCACGAGTGTGACCAACGCTGTCGATCGCCTCGAGTCGGTGGGATACGTTCGACGCATCCCGCATCCGAGCGATCGGCGCACCACGCTGGTCGAAATCACCGAGCAGGGACGCACGTTGGCAGTCGAGGCCACCGAGCGCCTGAACTCGCTGGTCTTCGCACGCCCCGGGCTGGCGCGTGACAAGTTGATGGCGCTCGTCCGGATCCTGGCGGAACTGCGTTCGGATGCAGGCGATTTCGACAGTGATGACATAACCACATCGTTCTGA
- a CDS encoding enoyl-CoA hydratase/isomerase family protein, producing the protein MSDVILEVSGGIGRITLNRPKAINALDHAMVREIAPALAQWATDDAVDVVLLTGAGERGLCAGGDIVSIYHDAKDGGSGSKDFWREEYILNAAIARFPKPFVAIMDGIVMGGGVGLSAHANTRIVTERSKIAMPEVGIGFVPDVGGTYLLSRAPGEIGTHFALTTARMNAADAIAVGFADHYIPSDKLEDFYSALETVSVGEAVATFSEPAPESTVVGQQEWIDECYAGDDVQGIVDALAASAVPEAQKSAQDIASKSPVSLAVTLRSLRRAATLPTLEAVLDEEYRVSVASLSSHDLVEGIRAQVVEKDRNPQWQPRTLADVTPEDVDRYFAPLGDAELGLSNAHTEGEQS; encoded by the coding sequence ATGAGCGACGTGATCCTCGAGGTCTCCGGCGGTATCGGTCGGATCACCTTGAACCGCCCGAAAGCCATCAACGCGCTCGATCATGCGATGGTGCGTGAGATCGCACCGGCATTGGCGCAGTGGGCAACCGACGACGCAGTCGACGTCGTTCTGCTGACCGGAGCAGGTGAGCGCGGACTGTGTGCCGGCGGCGATATCGTCTCCATCTACCACGATGCCAAGGACGGCGGCAGCGGTAGCAAGGACTTCTGGCGGGAGGAGTACATCCTCAACGCCGCGATCGCTCGGTTCCCCAAGCCGTTCGTTGCCATCATGGACGGCATCGTCATGGGCGGAGGCGTCGGGCTCTCGGCACATGCCAACACTCGCATCGTCACCGAGCGATCGAAGATCGCGATGCCCGAGGTCGGTATCGGTTTCGTTCCCGATGTGGGTGGCACATACCTGCTCTCGCGCGCACCGGGCGAGATCGGCACCCACTTCGCGCTCACCACGGCGCGGATGAATGCCGCCGACGCCATCGCGGTCGGGTTCGCCGATCACTACATCCCCTCCGACAAGCTGGAGGACTTCTACTCAGCACTCGAGACGGTCAGCGTCGGAGAGGCCGTCGCGACGTTCAGCGAGCCGGCACCGGAGTCCACAGTTGTCGGTCAGCAGGAATGGATCGACGAGTGCTACGCCGGCGACGACGTCCAGGGCATCGTGGACGCCCTGGCCGCCAGCGCAGTGCCCGAGGCGCAGAAGTCGGCGCAGGACATTGCGTCCAAATCGCCTGTGTCGTTGGCAGTGACACTGAGATCGCTGCGTCGGGCAGCGACGCTGCCGACGCTCGAGGCGGTACTCGACGAGGAATACCGCGTGTCGGTCGCGTCGCTGTCCAGCCACGACCTCGTCGAGGGAATTCGAGCACAGGTGGTCGAGAAAGACCGCAACCCGCAATGGCAACCGCGTACGTTGGCAGACGTCACGCCCGAGGACGTCGACCGGTACTTCGCACCTCTCGGGGACGCGGAGCTGGGCCTGTCGAACGCACACACAGAAGGTGAGCAGTCATGA
- the mmsB gene encoding 3-hydroxyisobutyrate dehydrogenase, with amino-acid sequence MSEKTIGFIGLGHMGGPMAANLAAAGYTVQGFDLVPAALEQATKDGVTVVESAVAAVADADIVITMLPNGKLVLGLYADLLPAAAPGTLFIDSSTIDVADAHAAHKLVHEAGHRSLDAPVSGGVGGAAAGTLTFMVGGSEEDFASAAAVLDVMGRKVVHCGAAGNGQAAKICNNMILGVSMIAISEAFVLGEKLGLSNQALFDVASTASGQCWALTTNCPVPGPVPTSPANNEYKPGFAAALMDKDLGLAANALRDNGVEGVLGLRAAELYARFKETSGGGTDVDFSGIINDIRERSNGAGL; translated from the coding sequence ATGAGCGAGAAGACGATCGGCTTCATCGGCCTCGGCCACATGGGTGGACCGATGGCCGCCAATCTGGCTGCCGCCGGCTACACGGTGCAGGGCTTCGATCTGGTACCCGCGGCGCTGGAGCAGGCTACGAAGGACGGTGTCACCGTCGTGGAATCGGCCGTGGCCGCCGTCGCCGATGCCGACATCGTGATCACGATGCTGCCCAACGGCAAACTGGTACTCGGGTTGTACGCGGACCTGCTGCCTGCTGCCGCGCCGGGCACGTTGTTCATCGATTCCTCGACCATCGACGTCGCCGACGCCCACGCCGCGCACAAGCTTGTGCACGAGGCCGGCCACCGCAGTCTCGACGCGCCGGTTTCCGGCGGTGTCGGGGGCGCGGCCGCGGGAACGTTGACCTTCATGGTCGGCGGATCCGAGGAGGATTTCGCCTCTGCTGCAGCGGTTCTCGATGTCATGGGCCGCAAGGTGGTGCACTGCGGTGCGGCGGGCAACGGCCAGGCCGCCAAGATCTGCAACAACATGATCCTCGGAGTGTCGATGATCGCCATCAGTGAGGCCTTCGTGCTGGGGGAGAAGCTGGGGCTGAGCAACCAGGCACTGTTCGATGTGGCCTCGACTGCGTCCGGTCAATGCTGGGCACTGACCACGAACTGCCCGGTGCCCGGACCGGTTCCGACTAGCCCCGCCAACAACGAGTACAAGCCTGGCTTCGCTGCGGCTCTCATGGACAAGGACCTGGGTCTGGCTGCCAATGCACTGCGCGACAACGGTGTCGAGGGCGTCCTCGGCCTTCGGGCAGCCGAGTTGTACGCTCGATTCAAGGAAACGTCCGGGGGCGGCACCGATGTCGACTTCTCCGGCATCATCAACGACATCCGCGAGCGCTCGAACGGAGCAGGCCTGTGA
- a CDS encoding NADP-dependent oxidoreductase has protein sequence MIAYGFSEYGGPDTEYLLDLPVAEPGPGQILVAVHAAGVNPADWKVRAGNRKDTVQITLPAVLGREVSGTVVSTGAGVADFSVGDHVFGATASGHGGYAQYTVLNASSTAHKPEAVSWAAAATLPVAAGTAHDALRRLAVGTGDSILVLGAGGGVGSAVLQLARADGIDVLAVASAGKREWIESLGAEFFASGLHFVDSISRPVNGIVDLVGGETLRAAATTVTAGVPIVSVADPMLAAQWGGSGVDRDRTTAAFARLADLTASGVIRPRIDHAFPLERAGEALALVEDGHVLGKVVVEVR, from the coding sequence ATGATCGCGTACGGCTTCAGTGAATACGGCGGACCCGACACCGAATACCTTCTGGACCTACCCGTTGCGGAGCCGGGACCGGGGCAGATTCTCGTGGCGGTCCACGCCGCCGGGGTCAATCCTGCCGACTGGAAGGTGCGGGCGGGCAATCGCAAGGACACCGTGCAGATCACCTTGCCCGCGGTTCTGGGTCGGGAAGTATCGGGCACGGTCGTGTCGACCGGTGCCGGTGTGGCCGACTTCTCGGTGGGCGACCACGTGTTCGGAGCCACCGCCTCGGGACATGGAGGCTATGCGCAGTACACCGTGCTCAACGCGTCGAGCACGGCCCACAAGCCGGAGGCCGTCTCGTGGGCAGCCGCCGCCACCCTGCCGGTGGCTGCCGGGACCGCACACGACGCGCTGCGCCGGCTCGCCGTCGGCACTGGTGATTCCATCCTGGTGCTCGGGGCCGGTGGCGGCGTGGGTTCGGCCGTTCTGCAACTCGCGCGCGCCGACGGTATCGACGTTCTCGCCGTTGCGAGTGCAGGAAAGCGGGAGTGGATCGAGAGCCTCGGAGCCGAATTTTTCGCCTCTGGCCTGCACTTCGTCGATTCGATCTCGCGACCGGTGAACGGCATCGTCGACCTCGTCGGAGGCGAGACGTTGCGCGCTGCCGCGACCACTGTGACGGCGGGGGTACCGATCGTGAGCGTCGCAGACCCGATGCTCGCGGCGCAGTGGGGCGGTTCCGGAGTCGATCGCGACCGCACCACCGCAGCATTCGCGCGGCTGGCGGACCTGACCGCCTCGGGCGTCATTCGTCCGCGTATCGACCATGCCTTCCCGCTCGAGCGTGCGGGTGAGGCTCTCGCCCTCGTCGAGGACGGACACGTGCTCGGCAAGGTCGTGGTCGAGGTTCGCTGA
- a CDS encoding CoA-acylating methylmalonate-semialdehyde dehydrogenase, with protein sequence MARELTHFIGGKHVAGTSGNFGDVFDPNTGEVQARVPLADVSEVEAVIADAEQAQREWAKWNPQRRARVLMKFLALVTRDMEELARLLSSEHGKTIADAKGDIQRGVEVVEFAVGVPHLLKGEYTEGAGGGIDVYSMRQPLGVVAGITPFNFPAMIPLWKAGPAIACGNAFILKPSERDPSVPLKLAELFLEAGLPPGVFNVVNGDKTAVDVLLTDDRVKAIGFVGSTPIAQYIYETAAQHGKRAQCFGGAKNHALVMPDADLDEVADALLGAAYGSAGERCMAISVAVPVGEETADALVAKLTERVAKLKIGRSDDENADFGPLVGSDALKRVNDYTQIGVDEGAELVVDGRGFSLEGHENGFFAGATLFDKVTTDMRIYKEEIFGPVLIVVRAKDYEDALRLPTEHEYGNGVSIFTRDGDTARDFCSRVQVGMVGVNVPIPVPIAYHTFGGWKRSGFGDLNQHGPDSIRFYTKTKTVTQRWPSGTKEAAAQNHFVIPNMD encoded by the coding sequence ATGGCTCGCGAACTCACGCACTTCATCGGCGGCAAGCATGTCGCAGGCACCTCCGGAAACTTCGGGGACGTCTTCGACCCCAACACCGGCGAGGTTCAGGCCCGGGTTCCCCTGGCCGACGTATCGGAGGTCGAGGCCGTCATCGCCGATGCCGAACAGGCTCAACGTGAATGGGCCAAGTGGAACCCGCAGCGTCGTGCGCGGGTGCTCATGAAGTTCCTCGCCTTGGTCACTCGCGATATGGAAGAGCTCGCCCGTCTGCTGTCGTCCGAACACGGCAAGACGATCGCCGACGCCAAGGGTGACATCCAGCGTGGCGTCGAGGTCGTCGAGTTCGCCGTCGGCGTCCCGCACCTGCTCAAGGGCGAGTACACCGAAGGTGCAGGCGGCGGAATCGACGTCTACTCGATGCGTCAGCCGCTCGGCGTCGTAGCCGGAATCACCCCGTTCAACTTCCCCGCAATGATTCCCCTGTGGAAGGCCGGACCGGCCATCGCCTGCGGAAACGCGTTCATCCTCAAGCCCTCCGAGCGCGACCCGTCCGTCCCACTCAAGCTTGCCGAGCTGTTCCTCGAAGCAGGACTCCCGCCGGGCGTGTTCAACGTCGTCAACGGTGACAAGACTGCCGTCGACGTGTTGCTCACCGACGACCGCGTCAAGGCCATCGGCTTCGTCGGCTCGACGCCCATCGCGCAGTACATCTACGAGACGGCAGCCCAGCACGGCAAGCGCGCACAGTGCTTCGGTGGAGCCAAGAACCACGCCCTCGTGATGCCCGACGCCGACCTCGACGAGGTCGCCGACGCGCTGCTCGGTGCCGCCTACGGTTCGGCAGGCGAGCGCTGCATGGCCATCTCCGTCGCGGTTCCGGTCGGGGAGGAGACCGCCGACGCGTTGGTCGCCAAGCTGACCGAGCGCGTGGCGAAGCTGAAGATCGGTCGCTCCGATGACGAGAACGCGGACTTCGGCCCGCTCGTGGGCAGCGATGCGCTCAAGCGAGTCAACGATTACACCCAGATCGGTGTGGACGAGGGAGCCGAGCTGGTCGTTGACGGCCGCGGCTTCAGTCTCGAAGGCCACGAGAACGGATTCTTCGCCGGTGCAACGCTGTTCGACAAGGTGACCACCGACATGCGGATCTACAAGGAAGAGATCTTCGGACCCGTCCTGATCGTCGTCCGCGCGAAGGACTACGAGGATGCGCTGCGTCTGCCCACCGAGCACGAATACGGCAACGGCGTCTCCATCTTCACCCGTGACGGCGACACTGCGCGAGACTTCTGCTCCCGCGTACAGGTGGGCATGGTCGGAGTCAACGTACCGATTCCGGTGCCGATCGCGTACCACACGTTCGGTGGTTGGAAGCGTTCGGGATTCGGCGATCTGAACCAGCACGGACCCGATTCGATCCGCTTCTACACCAAGACCAAGACGGTCACCCAGCGCTGGCCGTCGGGCACCAAAGAGGCTGCAGCGCAGAATCACTTCGTCATTCCGAACATGGACTGA
- a CDS encoding SWIM zinc finger family protein translates to MADFSQYGKRRKVKGGIESRNKRGAFGQTWWGRHFVAAMEDLADPGRIARGRTYARQGQVLTLGVERGQIYGEVQGSQLEPFSASVTVDPLTQGEVAALVGRVRSNPGMLAELASNAIPQALASVLLPHDKGQLDFDCTCPDDGWPCKHAAALMYIAAEHIDASAATILTLRGVDLDQLIEGVGDADDEFDPDDWFADRASFPELPQVTFAPAMDDLDPLILRRIFRADGSTEAEVSRAGADLRQFYDRM, encoded by the coding sequence ATGGCCGACTTCTCGCAGTACGGAAAGCGTCGAAAAGTCAAGGGCGGCATCGAGTCCAGGAACAAGCGCGGTGCGTTCGGGCAGACGTGGTGGGGCAGGCATTTCGTCGCGGCCATGGAGGACCTCGCGGATCCGGGTCGGATCGCTCGGGGCAGAACGTATGCGCGCCAAGGGCAGGTGCTCACTCTCGGGGTGGAGCGCGGGCAGATTTACGGCGAGGTGCAGGGCAGTCAGCTCGAGCCGTTCTCGGCCTCGGTCACCGTAGACCCGCTCACGCAGGGTGAGGTTGCCGCGCTGGTCGGCAGGGTGCGATCGAACCCCGGCATGCTGGCCGAGCTGGCCTCCAATGCCATTCCGCAGGCGTTGGCGTCGGTATTGCTGCCGCACGACAAGGGGCAGCTCGATTTCGACTGCACATGCCCCGACGACGGGTGGCCCTGCAAACACGCGGCGGCTCTGATGTACATCGCCGCCGAGCACATCGACGCGTCCGCCGCCACCATCCTGACGCTGCGTGGAGTCGATCTCGATCAACTGATCGAGGGCGTCGGTGATGCGGACGACGAGTTCGACCCCGATGACTGGTTCGCCGATCGCGCGTCGTTCCCCGAACTTCCCCAGGTGACGTTCGCTCCTGCGATGGACGATCTCGATCCGTTGATCCTGCGCCGCATCTTCCGCGCCGACGGCTCCACCGAGGCCGAGGTCAGTCGTGCCGGTGCCGATCTGAGGCAGTTCTACGACCGGATGTGA
- a CDS encoding isobutyryl-CoA dehydrogenase → MFTLNEDERAINDTAREFADEFLAPNAIEWDQQKHFPVDVLRKAAGLGMGGIYIREDVGGSGLTRVDSVRIFEQLATGDPSIAAYISIHNMVAWMIDTYGNDEQRQRWLPGLCTMDQLGSYCLTEPGAGSDAAMLGTKAVRDGDEYVLDGVKQFISGAGTSEVYIVMARTGAPGPRGISAFIVPRDSAGLSFGANEKKMGWNAQPTRQVVLEGVRIPAENLLGNEGDGFRIAMNGLNGGRINIAACSIGGAQSALDKAVAYLSERKAFGARLLDAQALQFRLADFKTELEAARTLLWRAADALQHDAPDKVEMCAMAKRFGTDTGFEVANGALQLLGGYGYLSEYGVEKIVRDLRVHQILEGTNEIMRVVVARSIVGAA, encoded by the coding sequence ATGTTCACCTTGAACGAGGACGAGCGAGCGATCAACGACACCGCTCGGGAATTCGCCGACGAGTTCCTGGCACCGAATGCCATCGAATGGGATCAGCAGAAACACTTTCCGGTCGACGTGCTGCGCAAGGCAGCGGGACTGGGAATGGGTGGCATCTACATTCGCGAGGATGTGGGTGGATCGGGTCTGACCAGAGTCGACTCGGTGCGGATTTTCGAGCAGCTGGCCACCGGTGACCCGTCCATCGCGGCATACATCTCCATTCACAACATGGTCGCCTGGATGATCGACACCTACGGCAACGACGAGCAACGGCAACGTTGGCTCCCGGGACTGTGCACGATGGACCAGCTGGGGAGCTACTGCCTCACCGAGCCGGGCGCGGGATCCGATGCAGCGATGCTCGGCACCAAGGCGGTGCGCGACGGCGACGAGTACGTGTTGGACGGCGTCAAGCAATTCATTTCCGGCGCAGGCACATCCGAGGTGTACATCGTGATGGCGCGCACCGGTGCACCAGGGCCGCGGGGCATCTCGGCGTTCATCGTGCCGAGGGACTCCGCGGGACTCTCGTTCGGAGCCAACGAGAAGAAGATGGGGTGGAATGCTCAGCCCACCCGGCAGGTGGTTCTCGAAGGCGTTCGCATTCCGGCCGAGAATCTGCTCGGCAACGAAGGCGACGGGTTCCGTATCGCGATGAACGGACTCAACGGCGGACGCATCAACATCGCCGCGTGTTCGATCGGCGGAGCGCAGTCCGCTCTCGACAAGGCCGTTGCCTACCTCTCCGAGCGCAAGGCGTTCGGCGCGCGGTTGCTCGATGCGCAGGCGCTCCAGTTCCGACTTGCCGATTTCAAGACCGAACTAGAGGCCGCCCGCACGCTGCTGTGGCGGGCCGCGGACGCGTTGCAGCACGACGCTCCGGACAAGGTCGAAATGTGCGCGATGGCTAAGCGTTTCGGAACCGATACCGGATTCGAGGTCGCCAACGGAGCGCTGCAACTGCTGGGCGGCTACGGCTACCTCAGCGAATACGGCGTCGAGAAGATAGTTCGTGACCTTCGGGTGCATCAGATTCTGGAAGGCACCAACGAGATCATGCGGGTGGTCGTCGCTCGATCGATCGTGGGTGCCGCATGA